A region from the Dermacentor andersoni chromosome 11, qqDerAnde1_hic_scaffold, whole genome shotgun sequence genome encodes:
- the LOC126539183 gene encoding uncharacterized protein isoform X1 gives MQCSPYEIKDKLLKALDEDNNVVDMAAVIEVIGLLERTPITKDTLERTRLGKYINELRKRTSNDSLARRAKELVKSWRRLLPCDPQQQTPNGGGPPVVVVGPGPGPGIGPGPGPGLLSGPRRSPSCSSVSNSPVPPSLLAAAAAVTTAGAGPGLGPRRNGGFKPVSPACCPSAPCSPGSPLAHPHPRSPPPLEPVAKNNVANKRLRKSAASTDGPADSAKKAAWSPPNGVHPWDPIPSGNSAFESVRNRVATTTTSTTSPRLPKVKTTQQLIADLKAKSGLSLDGNTAAAAAVAAAAASATPPPPSSRPKRSGNYSLLGTDDETSRTKSELMDRFLKSSVPNGPSSSSPTTTTTTAKGGAPGEVAAILSALPEIGPEVELEEEEVPIVPLEVTPEVEERFATQQWEFVNGVYDHESQWRGWHEVTTGRSYGGDLLHMLPYVNIDW, from the exons ATGCAGTGCTCGCCCTACGAAATTAAGGATAAGTTGTTGAAAGCATTAGACGAGGACAACAAT GTGGTCGACATGGCTGCTGTCATCGAGGTCATTGGCTTGTTGGAGCGTACGCCCATTACCAAGGACACGCTGGAGCGCACACGCCTTGGGAAGTACATCAATGAGCTGCGCAAGCGCACAAGCAATGACTCCCTGGCCCGGCGGGCAAAGGAGCTGGTGAAAAGCTGGCGACGCCTGCTGCCCTGTGACCCACAGCAGCAGACTCCTAATGGTGGAGGCCCACCGGTTGTGGTTGTGGGGCCGGGTCCCGGTCCGGGCATTGGGCCCGGACCGGGACCCGGCCTACTGTCGGGCCCACGTCGTAGTCCAAGCTGTTCAAGTGTCTCCAACAGCCCCGTGCCACCTTCGCTCCTGGCGGCCGCTGCAGCCGTGACCACGGCAGGCGCCGGCCCTGGCCTAGGGCCTCGGCGCAACGGTGGCTTCAAGCCCGTCAGTCCTGCATGCTGCCCGTCGGCGCCGTGCTCCCCGGGCTCACCGCTTGCCCACCCGCACCCACGCAGCCCACCACCCTTGGAGCCTGTCGCCAAGAACAATGTAGCCAACAAACGACTCAGGAAATCTGCCGCCTCCACGGATGGACCAG CAGATAGCGCAAAGAAAGCAGCCTGGTCTCCACCCAACGGTGTGCATCCGTGGGACCCCATCCCAAGTGGCAACTCTGCCTTCGAGAGCGTGCGCAACCGCGTcgctaccaccaccaccagcaccacatCTCCGCGGCTGCCCAAGGTCAAGACTACGCAGCAGCTCATAGCTGACCTGAAAGCCAAGAGTGGGCTCAGCCTGGATGGCAACACAGCCGCCGCTGCCGCAGTTGCAGCTGCAGCCGCATCAGCCACACCTCCGCCCCCATCCTCGCGGCCGAAGCGGTCCGGAAACTACAGCCTCCTGGGCACGGACGACGAAACGAGCCGCACCAAGTCAGAGTTGATGGACCGCTTCCTAAAGTCATCGGTCCCCAACGGACCATCCTCTTCCTCACCTACGACTACCACCACCACTGCCAAGGGTGGAGCGCCAGGCGAGGTGGCAGCCATCTTGAGTGCCCTGCCTGAGATCGGGCCAGAAGTTGAGCTCGAAGAGGAGGAAGTCCCTATAGTACCACTCGAAGTGACGCCCGAGGTTGAGGAACGCTTTGCGACACAGCAGTGGGAGTTTGTCAACGGAGtgtacgaccacgaaagccagtGGCGGGGTTGGCACGAAGTGACCACGGGGCGCTCTTATGGGGGGGACCTTCTTCACATGTTGCCTTATGTAAATATAGACTGGTGA
- the LOC126539183 gene encoding uncharacterized protein isoform X2: MQCSPYEIKDKLLKALDEDNNVVDMAAVIEVIGLLERTPITKDTLERTRLGKYINELRKRTSNDSLARRAKELVKSWRRLLPCDPQQQTPNGGGPPVVVVGPGPGPGIGPGPGPGLLSGPRRSPSCSSVSNSPVPPSLLAAAAAVTTAGAGPGLGPRRNGGFKPVSPACCPSAPCSPGSPLAHPHPRSPPPLEPVAKNNVANKRLRKSAASTDGPDSAKKAAWSPPNGVHPWDPIPSGNSAFESVRNRVATTTTSTTSPRLPKVKTTQQLIADLKAKSGLSLDGNTAAAAAVAAAAASATPPPPSSRPKRSGNYSLLGTDDETSRTKSELMDRFLKSSVPNGPSSSSPTTTTTTAKGGAPGEVAAILSALPEIGPEVELEEEEVPIVPLEVTPEVEERFATQQWEFVNGVYDHESQWRGWHEVTTGRSYGGDLLHMLPYVNIDW; encoded by the exons ATGCAGTGCTCGCCCTACGAAATTAAGGATAAGTTGTTGAAAGCATTAGACGAGGACAACAAT GTGGTCGACATGGCTGCTGTCATCGAGGTCATTGGCTTGTTGGAGCGTACGCCCATTACCAAGGACACGCTGGAGCGCACACGCCTTGGGAAGTACATCAATGAGCTGCGCAAGCGCACAAGCAATGACTCCCTGGCCCGGCGGGCAAAGGAGCTGGTGAAAAGCTGGCGACGCCTGCTGCCCTGTGACCCACAGCAGCAGACTCCTAATGGTGGAGGCCCACCGGTTGTGGTTGTGGGGCCGGGTCCCGGTCCGGGCATTGGGCCCGGACCGGGACCCGGCCTACTGTCGGGCCCACGTCGTAGTCCAAGCTGTTCAAGTGTCTCCAACAGCCCCGTGCCACCTTCGCTCCTGGCGGCCGCTGCAGCCGTGACCACGGCAGGCGCCGGCCCTGGCCTAGGGCCTCGGCGCAACGGTGGCTTCAAGCCCGTCAGTCCTGCATGCTGCCCGTCGGCGCCGTGCTCCCCGGGCTCACCGCTTGCCCACCCGCACCCACGCAGCCCACCACCCTTGGAGCCTGTCGCCAAGAACAATGTAGCCAACAAACGACTCAGGAAATCTGCCGCCTCCACGGATGGACCAG ATAGCGCAAAGAAAGCAGCCTGGTCTCCACCCAACGGTGTGCATCCGTGGGACCCCATCCCAAGTGGCAACTCTGCCTTCGAGAGCGTGCGCAACCGCGTcgctaccaccaccaccagcaccacatCTCCGCGGCTGCCCAAGGTCAAGACTACGCAGCAGCTCATAGCTGACCTGAAAGCCAAGAGTGGGCTCAGCCTGGATGGCAACACAGCCGCCGCTGCCGCAGTTGCAGCTGCAGCCGCATCAGCCACACCTCCGCCCCCATCCTCGCGGCCGAAGCGGTCCGGAAACTACAGCCTCCTGGGCACGGACGACGAAACGAGCCGCACCAAGTCAGAGTTGATGGACCGCTTCCTAAAGTCATCGGTCCCCAACGGACCATCCTCTTCCTCACCTACGACTACCACCACCACTGCCAAGGGTGGAGCGCCAGGCGAGGTGGCAGCCATCTTGAGTGCCCTGCCTGAGATCGGGCCAGAAGTTGAGCTCGAAGAGGAGGAAGTCCCTATAGTACCACTCGAAGTGACGCCCGAGGTTGAGGAACGCTTTGCGACACAGCAGTGGGAGTTTGTCAACGGAGtgtacgaccacgaaagccagtGGCGGGGTTGGCACGAAGTGACCACGGGGCGCTCTTATGGGGGGGACCTTCTTCACATGTTGCCTTATGTAAATATAGACTGGTGA